A single genomic interval of Methylocystis sp. IM3 harbors:
- a CDS encoding RlmE family RNA methyltransferase has translation MSEGKGSGREGGRSLKTRVKTARKRSLSSTLWLERQLNDPYVARAKREGYRSRAAYKLIEMDDRYHLLKPGGRIIDLGAAPGGWSQVAADRVKAKDGGKGKVVGVDLLDMEHIPGVTFAVKDFNDEDAPQFITAMLGGEADGVMSDMAANATGHKQTDHLRIVALAELAAEFAMDVLAPGGFFVAKVLQGGTEGQLLARLKRDFAVVRHVKPAASRADSAELYVLATGFRGRRDQPAENEAS, from the coding sequence GGGCAAGGGCTCGGGGCGCGAAGGCGGGCGCTCGCTGAAGACGCGCGTGAAGACCGCGCGCAAGCGCTCGCTCTCCTCGACGCTGTGGCTCGAGCGCCAGCTCAATGACCCTTACGTGGCGCGCGCCAAGCGCGAGGGCTATCGCTCGCGCGCCGCCTACAAGCTCATCGAGATGGACGACCGCTACCATCTTCTGAAGCCGGGCGGCCGCATCATCGATCTCGGCGCCGCGCCGGGCGGCTGGTCGCAGGTGGCCGCCGACCGCGTGAAGGCAAAGGACGGCGGCAAGGGCAAGGTCGTCGGCGTCGATCTCCTCGACATGGAGCATATCCCCGGCGTGACATTCGCGGTGAAGGACTTCAACGACGAAGACGCGCCGCAATTCATCACGGCCATGCTCGGCGGCGAGGCGGACGGCGTCATGTCCGACATGGCGGCCAACGCCACCGGCCACAAGCAGACGGACCATCTGCGCATCGTCGCGCTCGCGGAGCTGGCGGCGGAATTCGCCATGGACGTGCTGGCGCCGGGCGGATTCTTCGTCGCCAAAGTGCTGCAGGGCGGGACCGAAGGACAGCTCCTCGCGCGCCTCAAGCGCGATTTCGCCGTCGTGCGGCATGTGAAGCCCGCGGCGAGCCGGGCGGATTCCGCGGAGCTCTATGTGCTGGCGACAGGCTTTCGCGGCCGCCGCGATCAGCCCGCCGAAAACGAAGCTTCGTAA
- a CDS encoding adenosine deaminase, translating to MTTIERYIAGLPKAELHLHIEGALEPELVFALAARNRVALPYPSVEALRCAYDFVNLQEFLDLYYQATQVLLTAQDFHDLAASYLARARAETVRHAEIFFDPQAHLRRGVAFEALMEGLVGALDAAAGAGGPTSRLIMCFLRDLDEADALETLDKARPWLGRIAGVGLDSAEAGNPPEKFARLFERARAMGLRVVAHAGEEGPAAYVSQALDILHVERIDHGVHAIDDAALVARLARSRTPLTICPLSNVRLRVYPDMRAHPIRRLMAAGALVTVNSDDPAYFGGYVNANYLAITEAFALSPAELASLARNSFDASFLSEPEKRARIAEVDAYEASFSAG from the coding sequence ATGACCACCATCGAGCGCTACATCGCCGGGCTTCCCAAGGCGGAGCTGCATCTGCACATCGAAGGCGCGCTGGAGCCGGAGCTGGTTTTCGCGCTCGCCGCGCGCAATCGCGTCGCCCTGCCCTATCCGTCGGTGGAGGCGCTGCGCTGCGCCTATGATTTTGTAAATCTCCAGGAGTTTCTCGATCTCTATTACCAGGCGACGCAGGTTCTGCTGACGGCCCAGGACTTTCACGATCTCGCCGCGAGCTATCTGGCGCGCGCGCGCGCGGAGACTGTTCGCCACGCGGAAATCTTCTTCGATCCGCAGGCGCATCTGCGCCGCGGCGTCGCCTTCGAGGCGCTCATGGAAGGGCTTGTCGGCGCGCTCGACGCGGCCGCCGGCGCGGGCGGGCCGACATCGCGTCTCATCATGTGTTTCCTGCGCGATCTCGACGAGGCGGACGCGCTGGAGACGCTCGACAAGGCGCGCCCCTGGCTCGGTCGGATCGCCGGCGTCGGGCTCGATTCGGCGGAGGCCGGCAACCCGCCGGAGAAATTCGCGCGCCTGTTCGAGCGCGCCCGCGCCATGGGGCTTCGCGTCGTCGCCCATGCCGGCGAAGAAGGGCCGGCGGCCTATGTCTCGCAGGCCCTCGACATTCTGCACGTCGAACGCATCGACCACGGCGTCCATGCGATCGACGATGCGGCGCTCGTCGCGCGGCTCGCCCGATCGCGCACGCCGCTCACCATCTGCCCGCTCTCGAATGTCAGGCTGCGCGTCTATCCGGACATGCGCGCCCACCCGATCCGCCGTCTGATGGCGGCGGGCGCCCTCGTGACCGTCAATTCGGACGACCCGGCCTATTTCGGCGGCTATGTGAACGCCAATTATCTCGCGATCACGGAAGCCTTCGCGCTTTCCCCGGCGGAGCTGGCGAGCCTCGCCAGAAACAGCTTCGACGCGTCCTTCCTCTCCGAGCCCGAGAAACGTGCGCGGATCGCGGAGGTCGACGCTTACGAAGCTTCGTTTTCGGCGGGCTGA
- a CDS encoding DHA2 family efflux MFS transporter permease subunit gives MTPLAALTRARRSVLVTPLIIATALFMEQLDGTVLATALPAMASDLHEDPVSLKLALTSYLLSLAVFIPLSGWAADRFGARRVFRAAIVVFTISSVLCGFSHSLVEIVAARILQGLGGAMMVPVGRLVLLRTSPRHELVRAMAWLAMPALIGPLIGPPLGGFLATFFDWRYIFWINVPIGLLGVALTTRFIPDLKEEDAPPLDRTGAALSGVGLSCIVFGVTLIGRNVAPPPLVAAIIGVGAASLLAYVRHARRVAHPIIDLSLLRIPTFRAAIYGGFLFRIGLGAVPFLLPLLLQVGFGLSAYQSGFLTFISAAGAMVMKTTAQPILKRFGFRRVLIGNALIAVCFLAANAFFTQATPHWLIMTALLVGGFFRSLQFTALNAICYADVPRDSMSNATSFAAVGQQLSLSTGVAVGAAALEAARAFHEGGALRAGDFAPAFFLVASISALSLFSFIRLAPSAGDELTGRAGRQPLA, from the coding sequence TTGACCCCGCTCGCGGCCCTCACGCGGGCGAGACGCTCGGTCCTCGTCACCCCGCTCATCATCGCCACCGCGCTTTTCATGGAGCAGCTCGACGGCACGGTGCTCGCCACCGCTCTGCCCGCGATGGCGTCGGATCTTCACGAGGACCCCGTCTCGCTCAAGCTCGCGCTCACCTCCTATCTCCTGTCGCTCGCCGTCTTCATTCCTCTCTCGGGCTGGGCGGCCGACAGATTTGGGGCGCGCCGGGTCTTTCGGGCCGCGATCGTCGTCTTCACCATCAGCTCGGTCCTGTGCGGCTTTTCGCATTCGCTCGTCGAGATCGTCGCGGCGCGCATCCTTCAGGGACTGGGCGGCGCCATGATGGTTCCGGTTGGCCGGCTGGTGCTTCTGCGCACCTCTCCGCGTCACGAACTCGTGCGCGCCATGGCCTGGCTCGCCATGCCCGCGCTCATCGGGCCGCTGATCGGACCGCCGCTCGGCGGCTTCCTCGCGACCTTCTTCGACTGGCGCTATATCTTCTGGATCAATGTGCCAATCGGCCTCCTTGGCGTCGCGCTGACCACGCGCTTCATCCCCGATCTCAAGGAGGAAGACGCGCCCCCGCTGGACAGGACCGGCGCGGCGCTCTCCGGGGTCGGCCTGTCCTGCATCGTCTTCGGCGTCACGCTGATCGGCCGCAACGTCGCGCCGCCGCCGCTGGTCGCGGCGATCATCGGCGTCGGCGCGGCGTCGCTCCTTGCCTATGTCCGGCATGCCCGGCGCGTCGCGCATCCGATCATCGATCTCTCGCTCCTGCGCATCCCGACCTTTCGGGCCGCAATCTACGGCGGCTTTCTGTTCCGCATCGGCCTCGGCGCCGTGCCCTTCCTGCTGCCGCTGCTGCTTCAGGTCGGCTTCGGGCTGAGCGCCTATCAATCCGGGTTCCTGACCTTCATTTCCGCGGCCGGGGCCATGGTCATGAAGACCACGGCGCAGCCCATATTGAAGCGCTTCGGCTTCCGCCGCGTGCTGATCGGAAATGCGCTCATCGCCGTCTGCTTTCTCGCCGCCAACGCCTTCTTCACCCAGGCGACGCCGCATTGGCTCATCATGACGGCGCTGCTCGTCGGCGGCTTCTTCCGCTCGCTGCAATTCACGGCGCTCAATGCGATCTGCTACGCCGACGTTCCCCGTGACTCGATGAGCAACGCCACGAGCTTCGCGGCCGTGGGCCAGCAATTGTCGCTTTCGACGGGCGTCGCGGTGGGCGCCGCCGCGCTCGAGGCGGCGCGCGCCTTCCATGAGGGCGGCGCGCTGCGGGCGGGGGATTTTGCGCCGGCCTTCTTCCTCGTCGCATCCATATCCGCGCTGTCGCTCTTCAGCTTCATCCGCCTCGCGCCGAGTGCCGGGGATGAACTCACGGGGCGCGCTGGCCGGCAGCCTCTCGCCTGA
- a CDS encoding helix-turn-helix domain-containing protein gives METKFLTPEEVSERYRGSVSVGTLRNWRAMKVGPSFVKIGKAVLYPIDELEAWDQRNRVRCRAFRRLDESVGDQA, from the coding sequence ATGGAGACCAAGTTTCTAACGCCCGAAGAAGTGAGCGAGCGTTATCGTGGAAGTGTGTCCGTGGGAACGTTGCGCAATTGGCGAGCCATGAAAGTTGGGCCCTCGTTCGTGAAGATCGGAAAGGCCGTCCTCTATCCGATTGACGAGCTTGAAGCTTGGGACCAGAGGAATAGAGTGCGCTGCCGTGCGTTCAGGCGACTCGACGAGTCTGTCGGTGATCAGGCGTGA